A region from the Melopsittacus undulatus isolate bMelUnd1 chromosome 13, bMelUnd1.mat.Z, whole genome shotgun sequence genome encodes:
- the RABEP1 gene encoding rab GTPase-binding effector protein 1 isoform X2, translated as MAQPGPSPPTDVALLQRVAELEKVNAEFLRTKQQLEQEFNQKRAKFKELYLAKEEDLKRQNAVLQAAQDDLGQLRTQLMEAHAEMENIKAIATVSENTKQEAIDEVKRQWQEEVASLQAIMKETVRDYELQYHHRMEQERAQWNQYRENMEREIAELRRRLSEGQEEENLENEMKKAQEDAEKLRSVVMPMEKEIAALKEKLTGAEEKIKELEASKVKELNHYLEAEKSCRTDLEMYVAVLNTQKSVLQEDAEKLRKELHEVCHLLEQERQQHNQLKHTWQKANDQFLESQRLLMRDMQRMEIVLTSEQLRQVEELKKKDQEEDDQQRLSKRKEQKQKDSDDETKASCSLAQEETLTQLSNEEVQVNSTHGSVHSLDADLLLSSGESFNKSDNDMFKDGLRRAQSTDSLGTSGSLQSKALGYNNKAKSAGNLDESDFGPLVGADSVSENFDTASLGSLQMPSGFMLTKDQEKAIKAMTPEQEETASLLSSVTQGVESAYVSPSGYRLVSETEWNLLQKEVQNAGNKLGRRCDMCSNYEKQLQGIQIQEAETRDQVKKLQVMLRQANDQLEKTMKDKQELEDYMKQSAEDSSNQISLLMAKCQKSENLLNELQQAFSQAKRSVQEQMAVLTQSREQVSEELVRLQKDNESLQGKHSLHVSLQQAEDFILPEAAEELRELILKYREDIISVRTAADHLEEKLKAEILFLKEQIQAEQYLKENIEETLQLEIENCKEEIASISSLKAELERIKVEKEQENMQQLESLQEAKTTLEEQLKKETAAKANLEQLVFEEKNKAQRLQTELDVSEQVQRDFVKLSQTLQVQLERIRQADSLERIRAILNDTKLTDINQLPET; from the exons tTGCTCTTCTACAACGGGTAGCTGAATTGGAAAAGGTCAATGCAGAATTTCTGcgcacaaagcagcagcttgagcAAGAATTTAATCAAAAGAGAGCAAAATTTAAGGAGTTATACCTGGCTAAGGAGG AGGAcctgaaaagacaaaatgcagtgctgcaggcagcccaAGATGATCTGGGACAACTGCGGACCCAGCTGATGGAGGCTCATGCTGAAATGGAGAACATCAAAGCTATTGCTACAGTGTCTGAGAATACAAAGCAGGAAGCTATCGATGAGGTGAAGAGACAGTGGCAAGAAGAAGTAGCTTCATTACAAGCTATTATGAAAG AGACTGTTCGTGACTATGAGCTCCAGTATCATCACAGGATGGAGCAGGAGCGAGCTCAGTGGAATCAGTATCGAGAAAATATGGAACGGGAAATAGCAGAGTTAAGAAGGAGACTGTCTGAAGgtcaagaggaagaaaacctagaaaatgaaatgaaaaag GCCCAGGAAGATGCTGAGAAGCTCCGTTCAGTTGTGATGCCCATGGAGAAAGAGATTGCAGCGCTAAAGGAGAAATTGACAGGAGCTGAAGAAAAAATCAAAGAGTTGGAAGCATCAAAG GTTAAAGAACTGAACCATTATTTGGAAGCTGAGAAGTCATGTAGGACAGACTTGGAGATGTATGTGGCTGTTCTCAATACACAAAAATCAGTCCTGCAAGAAGATGCAGAGAAGTTGCGGAAAGAACTGCATGAAG TCTGCCATCTCTTAGAGCAAGAGCGACAGCAGCACAACCAGTTGAAACACACATGGCAAAAAGCCAATGACCAATTCTTGGAGTCTCAACGTTTGCTGATGAGGGACATGCAACGTATGGAAATTGTTCTGACTTCTGAGCAGCTCCGACAAgtagaagaactgaaaaaaaaggatcag GAAGAAGATGATCAGCAAAGGCTTAGCAAGAGAAAGGAGCAGAAGCAAAAAGATTCAGATGatgaaacaaaagcttcatGTTCTCTTGCCCAGGAGGAAACACTCACCCAGCTCTCTAATGAAGAG GTGCAGGTAAATAGCACCCATGGCTCAGTCCATTCATTGGATGCAGacttgcttctttcttctggTGAATCTTTCAATAAATCAGATAATGATATGTTTAAAGATGGACTACGGAGAGCACAGTCAACAGACAGTCTGGGGACATCTGGATCTTTACAGTCCAAAGCTTTAGGAtacaacaacaaagcaaaatctGCGGGGAACCTGGATGAGTCAGATTTTGGACCACTTGTTGGAGCAGATTCAGTGTCTGAGAACTTTGATACAGCTTCCCTTGGATCTCTGCAAATGCCAAGTGGGTTCATGTTAACCAAAGATCAAGAAAAAGCAATCAAAGCAATGACACCAGAGCAAGAAGAGACTGCTTCGCTGCTTTCCAGTGTTACACAAGGTGTAGAAAGTGCTTATGTATCTCCTAGTGGTTACCGCTTGGTTAGTGAGACAGAGTGGAACCTGCTGCAGAAGGAG GTGCAGAACGCAGGGAACAAGCTGGGTAGACGCTGTGATATGTGCTCCAATTATGAGAAGCAGTTGCAAGGTATCCAGATTCAGGAGGCCGAGACAAGAGACCAG GTGAAAAAGCTGCAGGTGATGCTGAGGCAGGCCAATGACCAGCTGGAAAAGACAATGAAAGATAAACAGGAACTGGAGGATTACATGAAACAAAGTGCTGAAGACTCCTCTAACCAG atctCTTTGCTTATGGCTAAATGTCAGAAGTCAGAGAACCTCCTCAATGAACTGCAGCAGGCATTTTCGCAAGCGAAGAGAAGTGTCCAGGAGCAAATG GCTGTCCTGACACAGTCGAGGGAGCAGGTTTCAGAAGAGTTGGTGAGACTGCAAAAAGATAATGAAAGTCTTCAAGGAAAACATAGCTTGCATGTGTCCCTACAGCAAGCTGAAGATTTCATTCtaccagaagcagcagag GAGCTCCGTGAGCTGATATTAAAGTACCGTGAAGACATCATCAGTGTGCGGACAGCAGCAGATCACCTTGAGGAGAAGCTCAAGGCAGAGattttattcttaaaagaaCAGATTCAAGCTGAGcagtatttgaaagaaaacatagaAGAAACTCTGCAGCTGGAAATCGAGAATTGCAAAGAGGAAATAG cttcCATTTCCAGTTTAAAAGCTGAactggaaagaataaaagtggaaaaggagcag GAGAAcatgcagcagctggagagTCTGCAGGAAGCAAAAACCACTCTAGAAGAACAGCTGAAGAAGGAGACAGCAGCAAAG GCAAACCTGGAACAGCTGGTATTTGAAGAGAAGAATAAAGCTCAGCGGTTGCAGACTGAATTAGATGTCAGTGAGCAAGTGCAGAGAGATTTTGTAAAGCTTTCTCAGACGCTTCAG GTGCAGCTGGAGCGGATCCGGCAGGCAGATTCCCTGGAGAGAATCCGTGCAATCCTGAACGACACAAAACTGACGGACATTAATCAGCTTCCTGAAACATGA
- the RABEP1 gene encoding rab GTPase-binding effector protein 1 isoform X1 has product MAQPGPSPPTDVALLQRVAELEKVNAEFLRTKQQLEQEFNQKRAKFKELYLAKEEDLKRQNAVLQAAQDDLGQLRTQLMEAHAEMENIKAIATVSENTKQEAIDEVKRQWQEEVASLQAIMKETVRDYELQYHHRMEQERAQWNQYRENMEREIAELRRRLSEGQEEENLENEMKKAQEDAEKLRSVVMPMEKEIAALKEKLTGAEEKIKELEASKVKELNHYLEAEKSCRTDLEMYVAVLNTQKSVLQEDAEKLRKELHEVCHLLEQERQQHNQLKHTWQKANDQFLESQRLLMRDMQRMEIVLTSEQLRQVEELKKKDQEEDDQQRLSKRKEQKQKDSDDETKASCSLAQEETLTQLSNEEVQVNSTHGSVHSLDADLLLSSGESFNKSDNDMFKDGLRRAQSTDSLGTSGSLQSKALGYNNKAKSAGNLDESDFGPLVGADSVSENFDTASLGSLQMPSGFMLTKDQEKAIKAMTPEQEETASLLSSVTQGVESAYVSPSGYRLVSETEWNLLQKEVQNAGNKLGRRCDMCSNYEKQLQGIQIQEAETRDQVKKLQVMLRQANDQLEKTMKDKQELEDYMKQSAEDSSNQISLLMAKCQKSENLLNELQQAFSQAKRSVQEQMAVLTQSREQVSEELVRLQKDNESLQGKHSLHVSLQQAEDFILPEAAEELRELILKYREDIISVRTAADHLEEKLKAEILFLKEQIQAEQYLKENIEETLQLEIENCKEEIASISSLKAELERIKVEKEQLESSSQENMQQLESLQEAKTTLEEQLKKETAAKANLEQLVFEEKNKAQRLQTELDVSEQVQRDFVKLSQTLQVQLERIRQADSLERIRAILNDTKLTDINQLPET; this is encoded by the exons tTGCTCTTCTACAACGGGTAGCTGAATTGGAAAAGGTCAATGCAGAATTTCTGcgcacaaagcagcagcttgagcAAGAATTTAATCAAAAGAGAGCAAAATTTAAGGAGTTATACCTGGCTAAGGAGG AGGAcctgaaaagacaaaatgcagtgctgcaggcagcccaAGATGATCTGGGACAACTGCGGACCCAGCTGATGGAGGCTCATGCTGAAATGGAGAACATCAAAGCTATTGCTACAGTGTCTGAGAATACAAAGCAGGAAGCTATCGATGAGGTGAAGAGACAGTGGCAAGAAGAAGTAGCTTCATTACAAGCTATTATGAAAG AGACTGTTCGTGACTATGAGCTCCAGTATCATCACAGGATGGAGCAGGAGCGAGCTCAGTGGAATCAGTATCGAGAAAATATGGAACGGGAAATAGCAGAGTTAAGAAGGAGACTGTCTGAAGgtcaagaggaagaaaacctagaaaatgaaatgaaaaag GCCCAGGAAGATGCTGAGAAGCTCCGTTCAGTTGTGATGCCCATGGAGAAAGAGATTGCAGCGCTAAAGGAGAAATTGACAGGAGCTGAAGAAAAAATCAAAGAGTTGGAAGCATCAAAG GTTAAAGAACTGAACCATTATTTGGAAGCTGAGAAGTCATGTAGGACAGACTTGGAGATGTATGTGGCTGTTCTCAATACACAAAAATCAGTCCTGCAAGAAGATGCAGAGAAGTTGCGGAAAGAACTGCATGAAG TCTGCCATCTCTTAGAGCAAGAGCGACAGCAGCACAACCAGTTGAAACACACATGGCAAAAAGCCAATGACCAATTCTTGGAGTCTCAACGTTTGCTGATGAGGGACATGCAACGTATGGAAATTGTTCTGACTTCTGAGCAGCTCCGACAAgtagaagaactgaaaaaaaaggatcag GAAGAAGATGATCAGCAAAGGCTTAGCAAGAGAAAGGAGCAGAAGCAAAAAGATTCAGATGatgaaacaaaagcttcatGTTCTCTTGCCCAGGAGGAAACACTCACCCAGCTCTCTAATGAAGAG GTGCAGGTAAATAGCACCCATGGCTCAGTCCATTCATTGGATGCAGacttgcttctttcttctggTGAATCTTTCAATAAATCAGATAATGATATGTTTAAAGATGGACTACGGAGAGCACAGTCAACAGACAGTCTGGGGACATCTGGATCTTTACAGTCCAAAGCTTTAGGAtacaacaacaaagcaaaatctGCGGGGAACCTGGATGAGTCAGATTTTGGACCACTTGTTGGAGCAGATTCAGTGTCTGAGAACTTTGATACAGCTTCCCTTGGATCTCTGCAAATGCCAAGTGGGTTCATGTTAACCAAAGATCAAGAAAAAGCAATCAAAGCAATGACACCAGAGCAAGAAGAGACTGCTTCGCTGCTTTCCAGTGTTACACAAGGTGTAGAAAGTGCTTATGTATCTCCTAGTGGTTACCGCTTGGTTAGTGAGACAGAGTGGAACCTGCTGCAGAAGGAG GTGCAGAACGCAGGGAACAAGCTGGGTAGACGCTGTGATATGTGCTCCAATTATGAGAAGCAGTTGCAAGGTATCCAGATTCAGGAGGCCGAGACAAGAGACCAG GTGAAAAAGCTGCAGGTGATGCTGAGGCAGGCCAATGACCAGCTGGAAAAGACAATGAAAGATAAACAGGAACTGGAGGATTACATGAAACAAAGTGCTGAAGACTCCTCTAACCAG atctCTTTGCTTATGGCTAAATGTCAGAAGTCAGAGAACCTCCTCAATGAACTGCAGCAGGCATTTTCGCAAGCGAAGAGAAGTGTCCAGGAGCAAATG GCTGTCCTGACACAGTCGAGGGAGCAGGTTTCAGAAGAGTTGGTGAGACTGCAAAAAGATAATGAAAGTCTTCAAGGAAAACATAGCTTGCATGTGTCCCTACAGCAAGCTGAAGATTTCATTCtaccagaagcagcagag GAGCTCCGTGAGCTGATATTAAAGTACCGTGAAGACATCATCAGTGTGCGGACAGCAGCAGATCACCTTGAGGAGAAGCTCAAGGCAGAGattttattcttaaaagaaCAGATTCAAGCTGAGcagtatttgaaagaaaacatagaAGAAACTCTGCAGCTGGAAATCGAGAATTGCAAAGAGGAAATAG cttcCATTTCCAGTTTAAAAGCTGAactggaaagaataaaagtggaaaaggagcag TTAGAAAGTTCTTCGCAGGAGAAcatgcagcagctggagagTCTGCAGGAAGCAAAAACCACTCTAGAAGAACAGCTGAAGAAGGAGACAGCAGCAAAG GCAAACCTGGAACAGCTGGTATTTGAAGAGAAGAATAAAGCTCAGCGGTTGCAGACTGAATTAGATGTCAGTGAGCAAGTGCAGAGAGATTTTGTAAAGCTTTCTCAGACGCTTCAG GTGCAGCTGGAGCGGATCCGGCAGGCAGATTCCCTGGAGAGAATCCGTGCAATCCTGAACGACACAAAACTGACGGACATTAATCAGCTTCCTGAAACATGA